In Anaerobranca californiensis DSM 14826, the DNA window AAAGGTTCTCCTACTCCACAAGCGTGGCTGATAATCAAATTAAGTTGTAGCTGAGCAGTATTTTCCCTAGATATAAATACATCACTGAATTTACCAAATCCTGTAGTTATTCCATAAACTATTTTACCTTCTGCGATGATTTCTTCGACAAATTTGCGGCTATTTAAAACTTGTTCCCTACCTTTAGGGGATAAAGCTACCGAAACATTTTCAAATACTACCTTATGTATTTCTTCAACGGTTAGTGAGGTTCCATCAAGAAGCACTTTTTCCATTTATTTCTTTCCTCCTTTAGCGTGGTCAAGGGTAAAACAATAAGGGGGTTGATACTTCACTTTTTGAAATATCAACCCCCTTTCTTAAGAACAAATAATTTCGTTTTTCAAATGGGTCTATTCTTCTACTATTTCTGTTTCATTATGTTTAGTTTCTTCTTTTTCAGGTTCTGTCTCCCCCATAAGTTTTAAAAACTCTTCCCGATTGATGGTTTCTTTTTCTAATAAAGTTTTAGCAACTAAATCTAGTTTATCTCTATGCTTTTTTAAAATATCTTCTGCGACTTTATAACATCTTTCAACAATAGCTTTGGTTTCTTTATCAATGGCAGATGCCACTTCTTCACTGTAATTTCTTTCCCTGGCAATATCTCTACCTAAAAAAACATGGTCTTGTTTCTGGCCAAAGGTCAATGGACCTAATTTCTCACTCATTCCAAACTCCATGATCATTTTATGGGCTAGCTGAGTTACCCTTTCTAAGTCGTTTTGGGCACCGGTACTTATTTCATTTAAGGCTATTTGCTCCGCAACCCTACCAGCTAATAACATGGATAATTTATCAAGGATTTCACTTTTTGACATAAAATATCTGTCTTCCTTAGGTAGGGCTAATGTGTAACCACCTGCCCTTCCCCTTGGGACGATAGTAACTTTATGAATTGGGTCTGCATGCTCTAAAAAGTGACCAACTATTGCATGGCCAGCCTCATGGTATGCTACCAATTTATTTTCAGCCTCAGATCGAACTTTCTTTTTCTTTTCTGGTCCTGCAATAACCCTATCAATGGCATTTTCTAAATCTTCCATACTAATTATCTTCATATTTTTACGGGCCGCTAACAGGGCAGCTTCATTAATTAAGTTTTCCAAATCAGCCCCTGTAAAACCAGGAGTTCTTTTTGCCAGTATCTCAAGATTGACATCTTTACTTAAAGGCTTATTTCTACTGTGTATTCTTAAAATTTCTTCTCTTCCCTTCACATCAGGGGAATCCACAGTTATTTGTCTATCAAATCTCCCTGGTCTTAATAAAGCATTATCAAGGATATCAGGCCTGTTAGTAGCTGCCATCACAATGATCCCTTCGTTGGTCCCAAATCCATCCATTTCTACTAAAAGTTGATTTAGGGTTTGTTCCCTCTCATCATGTCCGCCCCCTAAACCTGCACCCCTTTGCCTTCCTACGGCATCAATTTCATCTATAAATATTATACAAGGGGCATTTTTTTTGGCATTTTCAAATAAATCTCTAACCCTAGAAGCTCCAACTCCTACAAACATTTCCACAAAATCAGAACCACTAATACTAAAAAAAGGAACCCCTGCTTCACCGGCTACTGCCCTAGCTAATAGTGTCTTACCTGTTCCAGGAGGACCAAACAACAATACTCCTTTAGGTATCCTAGCCCCTAACTCAATAAATTTTTTAGGGTTTTTTAAAAAGTCTACTATTTCTTCTAATTCTTCTTTTGCTTCATCTACACCTGCTACATCTTTAAAGGTTACTCTTTTTTGATTAGGGTCATGTAACTTGGCTCTACTTTTACCAAAATTCATTACCCTACTTCCCCCACCCTGGGATTGTTGCATAAAGAAAAAGAATATTACCAACAACAACACAAAGGGAAGTATATAAGTGAGGATTGAAACAAAGAAATTAGGTCTTTGGGGAGGTATAATTTCAAATTCAACCCCAGTTAACAAAGGTAAAATACTATTGTATGTGGGATCATCTATAGTTGTGGTAAACTTTTGCCCACCAACTAATTCCCCCCTAATTATCTGTTCATCCTTTTCTATAGATTTAACTTGCCCTTGTTCTAGCTTTGAAATAAATTCACTGGTAGTCAATTTATCCCTTTCTTGTATGTTTAAATCTAAACCACCTTTAACAAAGGTGAAAATTACTAGTAATAGTAATATATATATACTTAAGCGACGATAATTTTTCATTCATGTCCTCCTCTCTCTGATATGTCTTTATTTTATCATATTTAAATTATTATTACAATTTACTTAATAATATCGGATTTTGGTATAAAGATATAAGGGATATTCCTATATTTTTCATCATAGTCTAAACCATATCCCACTACAAAGTGATCCTCTATAACGAAACCGCTGTAATCAGGCTTTATATCTACTGTCCTTCTAGCCGGCTTATCTAAAAGGGTACAAATTTTTAATGATGCCGGCTTTCTATTTTGGAGAATTTTAATTAAATAACTTAAAGTTAAGCCGGTATCAATGATATCTTCAATAACCACCACATGTCTATCTTCAATAGATGCATCAAGGTCTTTGATGATTTTCACAATCCCAGAAGATTTTGTCGATGCCCCATAACTAGAAACGGCCATAAAATCCATTTCAATAGGTATTGACATAGCTTTAGAAAGGTCAGACATGAACATTATCGCACCCTTTAATACACAGATAAATAGCACATCTTTATCTTTATAATCATGGGATAATTTTTCACCGAGTTCCTTTACTTTTTGATTAATTTCTTCCTCTGAAATTAGTATTCTTTCAACTACTTTTTCCACTTAAATTCCTCCATTCTCATTTATATAAACATATAGTTTTTTACATGTATCTTTATTAACATAGTAACTATAATTTACTCGATAACCTAAAATAGCAACTATATTGTCTTCAACATCAGTCAATATAGGTATATTATCCCTTTCCTGTTTAGGTATTTTTAAATCAATAAAAAAATCTTTTAGTTTTTTTCTACCCCCTGATTCTGATAACCTTATTCTATCACCAGTTTTTCTCCTTCTTATAATCAAGGGAAATGACAAATTATCCCCTGAAATAATGTGTTTAGCCTGCCCTAAATTTTCATCTAATTGTTCTTTTATTTCAATTCTTTTATTACCAAATATTACAGGTTGTTCAAGATAAACTTTAATTTCATCACCTTTAAATTTTATCTTTTCTTCTCTAAAAAAAGCAAGATTATTGCTCCATTTAGTAAATAATACTTTATTGGGCAAATGAATAGTTTTAGGAACTGAAGAAGTACATACATCTATTATATCTAAAATATTTTGAGAACTAAAGTTTCTAATGTCATATAAATCGGATATAACTCGCCTTAATACTCTAGCTATAATAGCTTTATGATAAGTCCCCAGTTTAGCATCTAATATTATATCATATTGGGAATACTTATTCTTCTCTTTAACTACAGAAGCTAGGGCCTGTTCAGTCTGTTGATTTAAATAATCTTCATCTAAACTTAAGACTGGGATATTCCCTAAAATTGCCCTTTTAAAACCACTTCCTAATTCCTTTTCTAAAAAGGGTATAATTTTTAACCTAAATTTATTTCTTAGATATTTTTCCTTTTTATTACTACTATCTATTCGATATTCTATATTATTTTCCTTTAGATAGTTGAGAATTTCTTGTTTACTGCTTTTTAGTAAAGGTCTTATTAGAGTAATACCCTCATAATTATTTATACTTTTTATACCAGTAAGTCCCGTTAAACCTGCTCCTCTAAAAAAATTCATCAGCACTGTTTCTAACTGATCATCACCATGTTGTGCTAATACCACTAGATCTGACCCTAGGTTTTGGCAAATTTCTTTTAAGAATTGGTAGCGAACCTTTCTAGCTTGTTGTTGTATAGACCCTTCTTGGGGAATAGACCTTTTTTCAATAGTATACGGTAAAATCAGATTTTGTGCAATGGATTGGACAAATTCTGCATCTTTTTCAGATTCTTCACCCCTTAATCCATGGTTAAGATGGGCAACATGTAATTTATATCCTAATTGTGCAAGAATGTGGAGTAAAGCTACAGAATCAGGACCTCCAGAAACTGCAACTACCAAAGTTTGATCATTAATATTTAATTTAGCCATTTCATCCTTTACTAAATTAACTAAATCCATGCCTACACCTCTAAATGATAAATTCATTATAGCTTATACTAAAGGAAAAATTAAAACATTTCAATAGTTTTTTAGATGATTTATTATTAATATTGAATATCCCCTATCTAATATTAGATATACAACAAAAATTACTCAAAAAAAAGAAGATATATTGTACATTTAGCAAATACAATAAATCTTCCTTTAGTTTTAAACTAAATTTAAATAGTCATTTTTTCTATAACCCATCTTCCTAATACAGAGGGCTGGGAATTCCCTTCTAATTTTATTACCACCACTGTCAAATCATCAAGTTTACTTTCTATCCCCCTTTGCCTACTTTTATGTAAAATTAACTCTGCTAATCTGTTAGGGCTAATATTAGGTGTTATATTTTCTAGTAATAAGGTTAACCACCCCTCTTTATCAGTGGCTACAGGATTGCTATCCAACACCCCATCTGAAACCATAATTAAAAAATCATCTTTTTGTAAAGGGTATTCTGTAACTGTTGCACCGACGTTTTCCAACATTCCCACTGGCAAATTATTGCCTTCTATCCTTTTTACTTCTTTACCAGATTTAATAAATGACATAGCAGCACCATTTTTAAAAAATTTGGTTTTTCCAGTATATAAATCTATTACTGCTATATCTAATGTGGCGAAACTTTCCTCATTGTTTCTCAAAGAAAGTATTGTATTAACAGCTTTTATTGCTTTTTCCGTATCAAAACCTACTTGCAACATCTTTTTAAGTAAACCAACTATTCTTTCACTTTCCCCTTTAGCTTTTTCTCCTTTCCCCATTCCATCACTCAAGATTAGTACTTGTTTTCCATTATCTAAAGAAAACTGACTAAATGTGTCTCCACAAACTCCATTAATCCCTTTTTGACCTAAACCAATAGACATTTTGTACATTTCTTTAGACAAAAGGGCAAATTTACAATTTCCTAGTTTTTTTTCATAACCATAGTATCCACAATCCCCCTTTAAAACACACATTTGATTTTTAAACCTTTTTTCTATTAACCCTGCCACTATTTTTTCACATTCTCCATTTCCTCCACAGGATTTTTTAACTATTTGAACTTCTGGCCTGTCCCTTTCTATTCCCTTTACATATATTTCTTCACATTCTATTCCAACATTATCTAATAATTGCCATAACTCCTGTTCTATATCCCTTCTCCGGCCAATATCTAAATTTATATCCATAGCTAGGTTTTCCATGATTTTAGCAATGCCTTCTAATTGGTTGGCAACCAAACCCTTACTCTCTAATAGAGATTGGTGCCATTGATAATTTGTTTTATGTAGTTCATAAACACTTTGGGTAATATCTACTAATCCTTTAGTATTAATACATTTTTTAAATAGTTGATCTGGAATATTGCTAATTGCTAATTGCCCTTCTTCCGCTAAATTAACCATTTTAAATAAATCTTTATAAGTACCTAAAAACTCTTTTTGCCAACAAATATTAGCTTTTTTACAATCTCCACAAGCCTTTTTTTGAATTGTTTCAATCATTTGATGGACACTTTGTTGTTCCATCTGATATTTAGAAATAGCTACATCATTAAATCCTTGGGCGAGTTCTCTAAAAATACTAGCAAACTGGTAAATCTTTTTGATAGCAGCATCTTTAACTTTCTTCTGATAAATTTTTTCCCGTTGCTCACCATTGTATAATTCTTGTATTTTATTAAAAACTGCCTTTGGAGTAATTAAGAAAATACTTAAAGCGGCCAAACTTTCTAAAACTAACATCTTAAATTCAAAAAATTCTAGACTATACAAGAAAATAGTTAAGCCACCACCGATGTATCCTAAAATTACTCCTGGCTTTTTCCAATTGTTCATAATCCCTGCCGTTAAACCGGTAAAACCATAAAAAGCAATATGATGTGTAATATTGGGATGACTAAAATTAGAAAGTAATCCAATAATTATCCCTATAGTAGCTGCTAATTTAATGCCACTAATATAAGCTGTTATTAATAATATGAGTTTACTTAAAGTACCTAAAACACTTATATCAGCTACAGTTAATGATGTAATACCACTTAATGCTAATCCCCACATAATGACGGCACAAATAATAGATTCTACAGTTTTTTCCCTTTCAAATTGAAGGATAGATAAACCTTGTTTGAAGATATAAGCTGAAGTTAAACCCATTATTATTTGCAAACCCAATAAAAAAATATCGAAGGAAATAAAATCTGATGCCACAAGGACAGGAGTATACGTAAACCCTATTAATAAAGGTAAAGCTAACATTGAATAAATTGTGGTGTCAGAAGTTTTTTTCTTAATTAACCATAAAATAAACATGGATAAGATCAATAACAATATATTGGTATTTTGACTAAATAAACCAAAAAGGAAAACAACAATAATCATATTGGGTATTTGATCCAATGGCACTACAGCGACAAAGGGTAAAATAAAAGGTGTTATTCCTTCTAAAATAGTTACTCCCGTTAGCATAAGGATTAAAATATTATACAATATATTACGGTAACCAAAAAAAATGTTAATAGTTTGTAGTATCCTTCCCTTTAATCCTGTTCCTCCCCAATAATGAGTTTCTCTGTTAATCAAATTAACCAACTCCCTTTACTATTCCTTTTCCTCGATTATACAGCATGGGGAGAGAAAAACCTGTCATAACATGGGACTAATAAAAAAAAGTTATCGACAATTTTCATAGTATTCTTCTAAATTTTTATTTTATTTATAACTTATGTTAAATTATCCCTGTTAATTTATAGACCTTTTAGTCGTTTTATCACTATAAAAAATAAAAACTGTACATTACGTACAGTTTTTTCCTCAATTTATGGTGGGCGAAGACGGGATCGAACCGCCGACCCCCTGCTTGTAAGGCAGGTGCTCTCCCGGCTGAGCTATTCACCCATGTGGTGACCCCTAGGGGATTCGAACCCCTGTTACCGCCGTGAAAGGGCGGTGTCTTAACCACTTGACCAAGGGGCCATTGTTATTTGGTTGCGGGGACAGGATTTGAACCTGCGACCTCCGGGTTATGAGCCCGACGAGCTACCTGGCTGCTCTACCCCGCGACAATGGACGACTTTTAAATTATATTACATTATTTAATTTTTGTCAATATTTTTTTGAAATTTTATTATGGTGGGCGAAGACGGGATCGAACCGCCGACCCCCTGCTTGTAAGGCAGGTGCTCTCCCGGCTGAGCTATTCGCCCATGTTTTGGTTGCGGGGACAGGATTTGAACCTGCGACCTCCGGGTTATGAGCCCGACGAGCTACCTGGCTGCTCTACCCCGCGACATCATGCTTTATTATATTAACATTATTGTTTGATTTTGTCAAGGTTTTTTTGATTTTTTATTCCCTTGACATTAATATAGTATAATAATTTTATCTTTTGAGGTCAATAGATAATTTTTGTTAATTAAGTAAAAGCACAGGAAAAATTAAAAGCATCTAAAATTAGATGCTTTAATAATTACGGGATCCCCTACCACCCCGTTTAGAATCTGTGTGTCTTTTCAAATCTTGATGTTTCTCATCACTATCCTTTAAAAATTTCGCTATCTTTTCTTCGAAAGAAATATTAGGACTTTGTTTTTTGTTAAAACCTTTGTTTGGTGTAGATTTGGCATTGGCTTGTCTAATGGATAAACCAATTTTCCCATCTTTGCCAACGGTTAGAACTTTTACCTTTACTTCTTGGCCTTCCTTCAAATGTTCTTTAATATCCTTTACATAATTATCTGCTACTTCCGAAATGTGAACAAGGCCGGTAATACCACCTTGAAGTTGTATAAAAGCTCCAAAGTTAGTTATCCCCGTCACTGTTCCTGTTAAAATGCTTCCTACTTCAATAGACATTATTTCAAATTTCCTCCCCTAAATATTAGTATAGCTAATTATACATTATAGCTTGGAAATGTGTCAATAACAGTTATTGCTTGGAAAAAATATAAACCCTTTCACCCTTTCTAACTAATCCCAATTCTTTTCTAGCAAGATATTCAATATATTCTAAATCATGTAATCGCTCTATTTCTCTACGATATTCATGGTTTTTTTCTTCTAAAGCTTGGATCTTAATGTTGTAATTTTCTATATCATTTTGAATTTTAGATAAGGTGATTTGCTGTTTTACTAAAGTTATCAATGTATATATAATTGCAATATATAATATAGTCCTTCTAATTTTAGAACCGTATGAATTAAACTCCATCACTTTACCCTTTGCCATAAATAACTCCCCTTATTCCCATTTTATTATTATACTTCTACAGAATAGGAGTTTTTCCCTTTTTTTATTCCTTTGATTTTATAAAAAAGTTTTTTAATCGATATATTAGAGAGAATAACCTAGAGGTTATCCAGATAATAGGGGACAACAATATAAGTAACAATTTATAAATAAATTTATATATTTTGATAATAGTAGTTCTAATAAATGTTAAGATTTTAATTACTAATTTACTTAATGTTTTAAAATATAGTATAAACCCTAAAGTCATACCCATAATTAAATATAAACGAACTTCTCCATAATTAGCAAATATTAATACAACAAAGGTCGTCACAATAACAACAATCCAAAATAGAAAATCTAAAATATATTGAACAATTCCTTTAACCTTTTGTGTAGGGACTAGGAATCTATAAATATCAAATATTATACCCAAAATTACCCCCCAAAATAACATGACACCTAAAACATAAGTTTGAAACCAAACTGACATCTTTAACCCTACCTAAATAAACGGCCCATTAAGCCTTTACCTTTTTTTCCCCCATCCCTTTGAGCAGCATATAATATTTCATAAACCATCCCTTCAATATTTACTTTTCCTAATTCTGTATTGAGGTTTTTGACATTAAGATCTTCCCCTCTTATAGCTATTAAATTGTTGTCATGGGTAACTAATATTACTTCCTCTTGATTAAAACTGTCCACTTCTTCTATCCCTGTAATTTCTAATTTTTTTTGCTCAATTAAAGTAAGCTTATGTTCCTTTTGTTCTTTATGTTCTTTAATCCTATCCATTCTTATTTTCCCCCTCCCATCTTTTTTCTGTTATATATATGTTTATTTATTTATATTTAGAACAATGAGGTAATGATTTACCTCTAAGATTGGGTAATCATCACCTCAAATAGACTTTGCTATTTTACTCCCAAAGTTTTTGTATTACAACATCTTTAAAATAATGTTTAATTATTTCTTCAGCATTTTTCCCTTGATCCCTGGCAAATACCTGAGCTCCCCACTGACATAACCCTACACCGTGACCATAACCTTGACCTTTAAAAGTAATAGTATTTTCAGCTATTTTAACATCATTGATTATAGTTGACTTAAATTCTGTGCTCCCTATAGCTAATCTAAATTCCGCTGCATTTACTTCAACATTATTTATTAAAAAGGTAACTGCTCTACCTTCTTCTTCTTTGCCAATTTTAAAACTAGTAACATTACCTGGATCTTTGCCTGCAATTTGTCTCGCCACATTTCGAACTCTACTTAATGTATAACTTTTTTCCCAATACCTTAGCTGTTCATCTATCCCATCAAAACATGGGCATTCTACACTATGGATATATGGTGGATTATCATCTTGAAAATTTAAACCAACAGGGGCTGTTGAAGTTTGCCCACCACAGTATGCATGAAACCACGCCCTCACAAATTGGTCTTTATATACTGCTACCAATCCCCTAGTTGACTCTACTGCCTCTTTTACCTGATCGTTTATTCTACTTGGATCATAGGCCTGAAATTCCTCAATATTACTAGATGCGTCGGCTTTTCTATTTGGAACTCCTCCATCTTCTGCTATCTTTTGTAAAGTAAATGTCCTAGCTTTAATAGCTTGGGCTGCCAGTGCTTGTTTTTCCCAAGTAGGATCCATTTCAGCAGCCACAACACCCATGATATATTCTTCAATTGCCATTGTTTTTATAGAACCTTGTTCTGCAATATAAACCCTTAATTTAGGTTCTTTATTTTCTCCTTGGGAAATTTGATCTGGTATTTTCACAGTTGTCTTCTCTTCCACAGTTATTTCTTCATTATCTTCAGTTAAAGGTTTTGTCTCTTTTTGGGATTTGGGTTCTGGATTTGGAGAAGGTCTTCTTATCCCTCTACAACCACCACCCATAGTAATTATAAATAAAACACAGAGAATTAATGTCAAAATTTTTTTAACCATTAAAAGTTACCTCCTCGTTTTTTTATAGTATTTCCTGGGATTTCTATAAAAATACAGGAGGAAAAGGGAAAAGACCAGGACTTATCCTGGTCTTTTAATTACTTAACCATATCTTTAAATGCTTTACCAGCTTTGAATGCTGGAACTTTAGTAGCTGGAATACTGATAACTTCACCGGTAGAAGGATTTCTACCTTCCCTTGCTGCCCTTTCTCTAGCTTCAAAGGTACCAAAGCCAATTAACTGTACTTTATCACCGGCACTTACAGCATCCATAATTGTTTCTAAAACTGCATTTACAGCTTTTTCACTATCTTTTTTTGTAAGACCACTTTTCTCAGCTACACTTTGAATTAATTCTGTTTTGTTCACTGAACATTACCTCCTAAATTTTCTAGTTAATTTTTCATTTTATTTATTCTCTATAGATCCCGTAATTCCTGCAAGTTCTAGTATTTTTTTTGGAAAAAAACTATAAAAACCAACTACTCATCATTTTTAACAAATCTAGACTACCTTCTTAATAGATATTTTTATCCATTTTACTTAAGATATACTAATTTTTCTTTTTATCTATCCTTTTTTCTGTACAGAACTTTTTTCTTTATCCTTCTGGCTTTTCCAAATGCTTTCTACATCTTTAGAGTCCTTTACAGGATATCCTTTGAAAACGTGGGGATGCCTAAAAATCAATTTATTTTTAATAGTTTCAGCACATTTATTTAAATCAAATTGTTTTTTTTCCTTAGCTATCTGACAATGAAATACCAC includes these proteins:
- the spoIIE gene encoding stage II sporulation protein E; the protein is MINRETHYWGGTGLKGRILQTINIFFGYRNILYNILILMLTGVTILEGITPFILPFVAVVPLDQIPNMIIVVFLFGLFSQNTNILLLILSMFILWLIKKKTSDTTIYSMLALPLLIGFTYTPVLVASDFISFDIFLLGLQIIMGLTSAYIFKQGLSILQFEREKTVESIICAVIMWGLALSGITSLTVADISVLGTLSKLILLITAYISGIKLAATIGIIIGLLSNFSHPNITHHIAFYGFTGLTAGIMNNWKKPGVILGYIGGGLTIFLYSLEFFEFKMLVLESLAALSIFLITPKAVFNKIQELYNGEQREKIYQKKVKDAAIKKIYQFASIFRELAQGFNDVAISKYQMEQQSVHQMIETIQKKACGDCKKANICWQKEFLGTYKDLFKMVNLAEEGQLAISNIPDQLFKKCINTKGLVDITQSVYELHKTNYQWHQSLLESKGLVANQLEGIAKIMENLAMDINLDIGRRRDIEQELWQLLDNVGIECEEIYVKGIERDRPEVQIVKKSCGGNGECEKIVAGLIEKRFKNQMCVLKGDCGYYGYEKKLGNCKFALLSKEMYKMSIGLGQKGINGVCGDTFSQFSLDNGKQVLILSDGMGKGEKAKGESERIVGLLKKMLQVGFDTEKAIKAVNTILSLRNNEESFATLDIAVIDLYTGKTKFFKNGAAMSFIKSGKEVKRIEGNNLPVGMLENVGATVTEYPLQKDDFLIMVSDGVLDSNPVATDKEGWLTLLLENITPNISPNRLAELILHKSRQRGIESKLDDLTVVVIKLEGNSQPSVLGRWVIEKMTI
- the tilS gene encoding tRNA lysidine(34) synthetase TilS; this translates as MDLVNLVKDEMAKLNINDQTLVVAVSGGPDSVALLHILAQLGYKLHVAHLNHGLRGEESEKDAEFVQSIAQNLILPYTIEKRSIPQEGSIQQQARKVRYQFLKEICQNLGSDLVVLAQHGDDQLETVLMNFFRGAGLTGLTGIKSINNYEGITLIRPLLKSSKQEILNYLKENNIEYRIDSSNKKEKYLRNKFRLKIIPFLEKELGSGFKRAILGNIPVLSLDEDYLNQQTEQALASVVKEKNKYSQYDIILDAKLGTYHKAIIARVLRRVISDLYDIRNFSSQNILDIIDVCTSSVPKTIHLPNKVLFTKWSNNLAFFREEKIKFKGDEIKVYLEQPVIFGNKRIEIKEQLDENLGQAKHIISGDNLSFPLIIRRRKTGDRIRLSESGGRKKLKDFFIDLKIPKQERDNIPILTDVEDNIVAILGYRVNYSYYVNKDTCKKLYVYINENGGI
- a CDS encoding SpoIID/LytB domain-containing protein, whose product is MVKKILTLILCVLFIITMGGGCRGIRRPSPNPEPKSQKETKPLTEDNEEITVEEKTTVKIPDQISQGENKEPKLRVYIAEQGSIKTMAIEEYIMGVVAAEMDPTWEKQALAAQAIKARTFTLQKIAEDGGVPNRKADASSNIEEFQAYDPSRINDQVKEAVESTRGLVAVYKDQFVRAWFHAYCGGQTSTAPVGLNFQDDNPPYIHSVECPCFDGIDEQLRYWEKSYTLSRVRNVARQIAGKDPGNVTSFKIGKEEEGRAVTFLINNVEVNAAEFRLAIGSTEFKSTIINDVKIAENTITFKGQGYGHGVGLCQWGAQVFARDQGKNAEEIIKHYFKDVVIQKLWE
- a CDS encoding aromatic amino acid lyase gives rise to the protein MEKVLLDGTSLTVEEIHKVVFENVSVALSPKGREQVLNSRKFVEEIIAEGKIVYGITTGFGKFSDVFISRENTAQLQLNLIISHACGVGEP
- the hpt gene encoding hypoxanthine phosphoribosyltransferase, with amino-acid sequence MEKVVERILISEEEINQKVKELGEKLSHDYKDKDVLFICVLKGAIMFMSDLSKAMSIPIEMDFMAVSSYGASTKSSGIVKIIKDLDASIEDRHVVVIEDIIDTGLTLSYLIKILQNRKPASLKICTLLDKPARRTVDIKPDYSGFVIEDHFVVGYGLDYDEKYRNIPYIFIPKSDIIK
- the yabP gene encoding sporulation protein YabP codes for the protein MDRIKEHKEQKEHKLTLIEQKKLEITGIEEVDSFNQEEVILVTHDNNLIAIRGEDLNVKNLNTELGKVNIEGMVYEILYAAQRDGGKKGKGLMGRLFR
- the ftsH gene encoding ATP-dependent zinc metalloprotease FtsH, whose amino-acid sequence is MKNYRRLSIYILLLLVIFTFVKGGLDLNIQERDKLTTSEFISKLEQGQVKSIEKDEQIIRGELVGGQKFTTTIDDPTYNSILPLLTGVEFEIIPPQRPNFFVSILTYILPFVLLLVIFFFFMQQSQGGGSRVMNFGKSRAKLHDPNQKRVTFKDVAGVDEAKEELEEIVDFLKNPKKFIELGARIPKGVLLFGPPGTGKTLLARAVAGEAGVPFFSISGSDFVEMFVGVGASRVRDLFENAKKNAPCIIFIDEIDAVGRQRGAGLGGGHDEREQTLNQLLVEMDGFGTNEGIIVMAATNRPDILDNALLRPGRFDRQITVDSPDVKGREEILRIHSRNKPLSKDVNLEILAKRTPGFTGADLENLINEAALLAARKNMKIISMEDLENAIDRVIAGPEKKKKVRSEAENKLVAYHEAGHAIVGHFLEHADPIHKVTIVPRGRAGGYTLALPKEDRYFMSKSEILDKLSMLLAGRVAEQIALNEISTGAQNDLERVTQLAHKMIMEFGMSEKLGPLTFGQKQDHVFLGRDIARERNYSEEVASAIDKETKAIVERCYKVAEDILKKHRDKLDLVAKTLLEKETINREEFLKLMGETEPEKEETKHNETEIVEE
- a CDS encoding FtsB family cell division protein — translated: MAKGKVMEFNSYGSKIRRTILYIAIIYTLITLVKQQITLSKIQNDIENYNIKIQALEEKNHEYRREIERLHDLEYIEYLARKELGLVRKGERVYIFSKQ
- the yabQ gene encoding spore cortex biosynthesis protein YabQ, whose protein sequence is MSVWFQTYVLGVMLFWGVILGIIFDIYRFLVPTQKVKGIVQYILDFLFWIVVIVTTFVVLIFANYGEVRLYLIMGMTLGFILYFKTLSKLVIKILTFIRTTIIKIYKFIYKLLLILLSPIIWITSRLFSLIYRLKNFFIKSKE
- a CDS encoding S1 RNA-binding domain-containing protein, coding for MSIEVGSILTGTVTGITNFGAFIQLQGGITGLVHISEVADNYVKDIKEHLKEGQEVKVKVLTVGKDGKIGLSIRQANAKSTPNKGFNKKQSPNISFEEKIAKFLKDSDEKHQDLKRHTDSKRGGRGSRNY
- a CDS encoding HU family DNA-binding protein, translating into MNKTELIQSVAEKSGLTKKDSEKAVNAVLETIMDAVSAGDKVQLIGFGTFEARERAAREGRNPSTGEVISIPATKVPAFKAGKAFKDMVK